A window from Dysidea avara chromosome 2, odDysAvar1.4, whole genome shotgun sequence encodes these proteins:
- the LOC136248157 gene encoding uncharacterized protein: MFGCLQHLILANKYLAVGVRRCVYLSTEVATLLYGSETWAVKADQARRTEMFLNRCVRGMLGVSRHQQWRECISSEQLAVEFGMTDGVGVLMVQHRLSWLDHVVRMGDDYLPKAMLFGGLSTTRPFHGPKLWWRDVVVRDVQRMGLDAFSWYEVAQNTICAKLISGEAKK; encoded by the coding sequence ATGTTTGGATGTCTCCAACATTTGATCCTTGCCAACAAGTATTTGGCAGTTGGTGTTCGTAGGTGTGTGTATCTTTCCACTGAGGTGGCCACTTTGTTGTATGGGAGTGAAACTTGGGCTGTGAAGGCGGATCAGGCAAGAAGAACTGAGATGTTCCTCAATCGTTGTGTAAGGGGAATGTTAGGGGTTTCTCGACATCAACAGTGGAGGGAGTGCATCTCTTCTGAGCAGTTGGCTGTGGAATTTGGAATGACTGATGGGGTTGGTGTGTTAATGGTGCAGCATCGTCTGAGCTGGTTGGATCATGTGGTGAGGATGGGGGATGATTATTTACCTAAGGCGATGCTGTTTGGAGGACTTTCAACTACTAGACCATTTCATGGACCTAAGCTGTGGTGGAGAGATGTAGTTGTGAGGGATGTTCAGAGGATGGGGTTGGATGCTTTCAGTTGGTATGAGGTAGCCCAGAATACGATTTGTGCCaagctaatatctggtgaggccaagaaatga
- the LOC136247466 gene encoding uncharacterized protein, which translates to MWKIIILAAISLSWVMNTAHSQLPCTSFLRIIRPDLFTHCSGCTYAPWSSWSRTGKPFDNHKCSTGRSFMEIRTKKVNSGNCNTKTENRTVCVPTPRQQAELLIESMDMALSASPVPPPATARLTTPIRPTTPINPITPTNSTAPIKRRSISSICGFPIKQMCSTNTGKRRNIVDDLLHEALTVSEYMPHEVFQMDNNDTPQDFDLEGHLATIRRSRHKRQIGNKRYVLLILDSSGSITAATFNSTVKILSNLAPLFCGNALFAVMTYDSIIEQHMCFESCDQLDRIKGSLIAGHKLWKAISCIPYRNGPSTRSGDAIRCACDNMLHHTCGFENEPNSVIDVIFLTDGRSNMGENVCSATKCLNRFSKKRVNVVTIGIGSFIDYTELDCIKGDLGASSHIFDVANIAGLEVLQEEVVRHLNATQRDCRQCCNPL; encoded by the exons ATGTGGAAGATCATTATACTAGCTGCTATTTCCCTGTCATGGGTAATGAATACTGCACATTCTCAATTGCCTTGTACTTCCTTCCTGAGGATTATACGTCCAGATTTGTTCACCCACTGTTCAGGATGCACTTATGCTCCCTGGAGTAGCTGGTCTAGGACTGGAAAACCATTTGATAATCACAAATGCTCGACTGGCAGAAGTTTTATGGAAATAAGAACAAAGAAGGTTAatagtggaaactgcaatacaAAAACAGAAAATAGGACTGTTT GTGTACCAACTCCACGTCAACAAGCAGAACTCTTGATTGAATCAATGGATATGGCGCTATCAGCATCACCAGTACCACCACCTGCAACAGCTAGACTAACCACTCCAATTAGACCAACCACCCCAATTAACCCAATTACACCAACAAACAGCACTGCTCCTATAAAACGAAGAAGCATCTCTTCAATATGTGGATTCCCCATCAAACAAATGTGCTCCACAAATACAG GCAAGCGCAGAAATATTGTAGATGATTTATTACATGAAGCATTAACTGTCAGTGAATACATGCCCCATGAGGTGTTTCAAATGGACAACAATGATACTCCTCAAGATTTTGATTTAGAAGGCCATCTTGCTACCATCAGACGTTCTCGCCACAAGAGACAAATTGGAAATAAACGGTATGTTTTGCTTATATTGGATAGTTCTGGAAGTATTACAGCTGCAACTTTTAACTCAACTGTGAAAATCTTGAGTAACTTGGCACCTTTGTTCTGTGGCAATGCTCTATTTGCAGTGATGACTTATGATAGCATAATTGAACAGCATATGTGCTTTGAAAGCTGTGACCAACTAGATCGCATTAAAGGCAGTTTAATAGCAGGTCATAAACTCTGGAAAGCTATCTCCTGTATACCATATCGTAATGGCCCTTCTACCCGTTCTGGTGATGCAATTCGATGTGCATGCGATAATATGTTACATCACACATGTGGATTCGAGAATGAACCAAACTCAGTAATTGATGTGATATTTTTGACTGACGGACGCTCCAACATGGGAGAGAATGTGTGTTCTGCTACAAAATGTTTGAATAGATTTTCTAAAAAGAGAGTCAACGTGGTTACCATTGGTATTGGATCCTTTATTGATTATACCGAATTGGATTGCATTAAAGGAGATCTAGGTGCAAGTTCACATATTTTTGATGTAGCAAATATCGCAGGTCTTGAAGTATTGCAGGAAGAAGTGGTACGTCATCTTAATGCTACTCAAAGGGATTGCCGTCAGTGTTGCAATCCACTGTAG
- the LOC136247464 gene encoding uncharacterized protein codes for MIFSHQDVPSFVGKSCQDVPSLDRRNQWFQSHTSFSSVLMIFSHQDVPSFVGKSCQDAPSLGRKNQWPSRCPIFCWQVLSRCPIGRKNQWPSRCPIFCWQVLSRCPIFSQEKSLQNGTSYSSVLMIFSHQDVPSFVGKSCQDVPSLVRKNHFKAVQALALYS; via the exons atgattttcagccatcaagatgtcccatcttttgttggcaagtcctgtcaagatgtcccatctttagacaggagaaatcagtgg tttcaaagccatacaagctttagctctgtactcatgattttcagccatcaagatgtcccatcttttgttggcaagtcctgtcaagatgccccatctttaggcaggaaaaatcagtgg ccatcaagatgtcccatcttttgttggcaagtcctgtcaagatgtcctaTAGgaaggaaaaatcagtgg ccatcaagatgtcccatcttttgttggcaagtcctgtcaagatgtcccatctttagtcaggaaaaatca ttgcaaaacggtacaagctatagctctgtactcatgattttcagccatcaagatgtcccatcttttgttggcaagtcctgtcaagatgtcccatctttagtcaggaaaaatca tttcaaagccgtacaagctttagctctgtactcatga